Genomic segment of Cronobacter dublinensis subsp. dublinensis LMG 23823:
CACCGCATCGCCGTTGTCAGCAAGCGCGCTCGCCGCACCGCCCGGCACCAGCACGGCGTCTACCGTGACCGACGGCGAGCCTGCGAAGGTGCCAGCCACTTCCAGTTGCGAGCCATCATCTGCCGTCACGCTGCCCATGCGGCTGTAGAGCAGTTTGGCGTGCACGCCGTGCGACTTCAGCGCCTGCAGCATGGCGAGCAGATCGGCGGATTTCACCTGATCGTTTAGCAATACCGCTACCACGCGACCTTTGACGGTGCCGCCCGGCACCGCGTACAGACTCAGCGACGGATCTTTCTTCAGCCCGTTGACGTCTTTCGGCGGCGCGACATGCATCTGCGCCTCGGTGAGCGTAATGCCAAGATTGTTTGCGACCGGGTGCGCCAGCGAGATATCGATATGGCAGAGGTGATCCACCACGCGCTCGCGGATGTAGCTGCGCACGACTTTGCTGAGCTCAAAGCTGAACGCGTCGATGATATGACGCTGCTCAACCGGGGTCTGGCTCTGCCAGAAGAGGCGCGGCTGGGAATAATATTCACCGAATGACGGGCTGCGCTCGCGGATCTTATGGCCTTCGACGCGCACCTGATGGCTTTCAAATCCGCCAGCCTTCGGCGCAGGCGGCGTCTCGCGCGGCCAGTTGTCGTTAATCGAGTTCGGCTCATAGTTGGCCGGATTGGTGTCGATATCCATCCGGTGCATGCCGTCGCGCTGGAAATTATGGTACGGGCAGGTCGGGCGGTTAATCGGGATCTCGTGGAAGTTCGGCCCGCCGAGGCGGCTTATCTGGGTGTCGGTGTAGGAGAACAGACGCCCCTGCAACAGCGGATCGTTAGAGAAATCGAGCCCCGGCACAATATGCCCCGGATGGAACGCCGCCTGTTCGTTTTCCGCAAAGAAGTTATCCGGGTTGCGGTTTAGTACCATTTTGCCGACCAGCTGCACCGGCACCAGCTCTTCCGGGATAAGCTTGGTGGCGTCCAGCAGGTCGAAGTCGAATTTAAACTCATCTTCTTCCGGGATGAGCTGCACGCCGAGTTCATATTCCGGGTAGTCGCCCGCCTCAATGGATTCCCACAGGTCGCGGCGGTGGAAGTCCGGATCACGGCCGGTCAGCTTCTGGGACTCATCCCAGATAAGCGACGCTTTGCCCGCGACCGGTTTCCAGTGGAAGCGCACAAACGTGCCTTTCCCTTCGGCATTGAT
This window contains:
- the katE gene encoding catalase HPII — its product is MSNDEKRPNHEAPFHDARSSQPGMGSLAPDDGSHRPSPAPTPPGEQPTAPGSLKAPQVTNDKLGALETFRKGGEHEALTTNQGVRIADDQNSLRAGTRGPTLLEDFILREKITHFDHERIPERIVHARGSAAHGYFQPYKSLSDITKAAFLSDPQKITPVFVRFSTVQGGAGSADTVRDIRGFATKFYTEEGIFDLVGNNTPVFFIQDAHKFPDFVHAVKPEPHWAVPQGQSAHDTFWDYVSLQPETLHNVMWAMSDRGIPRSYRTMEGFGIHTFRFINAEGKGTFVRFHWKPVAGKASLIWDESQKLTGRDPDFHRRDLWESIEAGDYPEYELGVQLIPEEDEFKFDFDLLDATKLIPEELVPVQLVGKMVLNRNPDNFFAENEQAAFHPGHIVPGLDFSNDPLLQGRLFSYTDTQISRLGGPNFHEIPINRPTCPYHNFQRDGMHRMDIDTNPANYEPNSINDNWPRETPPAPKAGGFESHQVRVEGHKIRERSPSFGEYYSQPRLFWQSQTPVEQRHIIDAFSFELSKVVRSYIRERVVDHLCHIDISLAHPVANNLGITLTEAQMHVAPPKDVNGLKKDPSLSLYAVPGGTVKGRVVAVLLNDQVKSADLLAMLQALKSHGVHAKLLYSRMGSVTADDGSQLEVAGTFAGSPSVTVDAVLVPGGAASALADNGDAVYYLLEAYKHLKAIGLMGDARGLKSRLNVPDTGEEGIVEADDASGSFMDDFIHQLACHRVWARTPKVAAIPA